A segment of the Corylus avellana chromosome ca2, CavTom2PMs-1.0 genome:
GCGAAAGAAATTTCCATGCCACATGATGACGCGTTGGTGATAACTTTAACAGTGGCTAATCACGCTGTTCACCGGGttttggtggacaatggaagTTTGGCTGATATTCTGTATTGGACAATTGTTCAACAGTTGAGCATTAGCCGAGAGAAGTTGAAGCCCTTCCTATCACCATTGATAGGGTTTGTAGGTGAGCGTGTTCAACCCATTGGAATGATTTCTCTTCCGGTCATAGCAGGAACCGCCCCTAAACAATCCACTATCATGGTGGATTTTTTGGTAATCGACCGACCATCGGCATACAATATGATCGTCGGTCGTCCGGCTTTGAATCAACTAAAATCTGCAACTTCTTCCTATCATCTAAAGATGAAATTTCAGACAGTCGAGGGAGTTGGCGAGGTTAAAGGTGATCAAGTTGTCGCCAGAAAGTGTTATAATACATCTTTGAAGAAATGCCCGGAATCAGCACTGTTGACGATCAGCAATTTGAGTGATGACAGGAAGACTCAGTTGAAAAAGGAACCAGCCGAGCCATTGTTCGATGTACCGATAGCTGAAGGAAAGTTTGTTAAGATCGGATCTCAACTAACTTCAGAAGTTAAAAAAGTTCTCATTCGGTTTCTTCAGGAAAACCTAGGAGTCTTTGCTTGGTCCCCTAAGGACATGCCGAGGATTGATCCAAAGGACATTGTTCACCATCTGAACATCAATCCAGAAGTAAAGCCGGTGAAACAAAAGCGAATAAAGTTTGCTCCTGAGAGAAATATGGCAATTGCCGAGGAGGTAGACAAGTTACTCAAAGCTCAGTTTATTGAAGAAGTACATTATCCCGACTGGTTAGCCAACGTTGTGATGGTTAGGAAGTCTTCTGGaaaatggaggatgtgtgtggaTTTCACCGACCTTAACAAGGCTTCCCCGAATGATAGTTTCCCACTGCCTCATATTAGTTCGTTAGTTGACTCAACAGTCGGGTATGAGTTACTGAGCTTCATGGATGCGTTTTCTTGCTACAATCAAATCTTTATGCACTCATCTGATCAAGATAAAACAGCATTCATCACTGACTGAGGCTTATATTGCTACAAGGTTATGCCTTTCGGCTTAAAAAATGTCGGTGCTACCTACCAAAGGTTGGTAAATAAGATGTTTCAGGAACAAATTGGGAAGAATATGGAGGTTTATGTCGATGATATGTTGGTCAAGAGTAAACTGCAGGCAAATCATGTGACAGATTTGCAAGAGGCGTTCATGATATTGAAACGATTCAAGATGAAGCTGAATCCTACAAAGTGTGCGTTTGGGGTTTCATCTGGAAAGTTACTCGGTTATGTGGTATCAAGCCGAGGGATTGAAGCCAATCCAGAGAAGATTCAGGCAGTGTTAGATATGCAGTCCCCGAAGAATACAAAGCAAGTTCAGCAATTGACTGGTAGAATCGCGGTATTAAATAGGTTCATCTCTTGGTCTACAGATAAGTGTCTtcctttctttaaaattttatgcaAGGCTTTTGAATGGTTTGAGGAATGCAAACAAGCGTTTGAGCAACTCAAGAAGTATCTGGTCAGTCCACCTCTTCTTAGCCGAACTATTCCTGAAGAAgtgttatatttatatttagcTGTATCTCCGACCGCGGTCAGTGCAGCTTTGattcaagaagaagaggagaggaGAGGTATGTACAAATGGAGAAACTTGCTTTTGCTCTGGTGATTGCATCTAGAAAGCTTCGACCGTACTTTCAAGCCCATACAATCAATGTACTAATTGAGTATCCATTGAAGAAAATACTTCGGAAGTTGGATTTGTCTGGTCGGTTAGTCAATTGGGCAATAGAGATTAGTGAATTTGATATTCACTTTATTTCACGTAGTGCTATCAAAGGTCAAGCACTTGCAGACTTTTTAGTCCAATTCACCAACATACAAGATCCGGAGGTATGGCCAAAGGAAAAAATGTGTGTGATTTATGTTGATGGTTCTTCTACAAAAAAGAAAGGTGGGGCTGGAGTAGTGATGATCACGCCAGATAGGAAGGAATTGAAAAGCTCTTTGAGGTTAGAGTTTAAAACTACTAACAATGAGGCAGAGTACGAAGCAGTAATAGCTGGGCTCGGTTTGGCCAAGAGATGGAAGCAAAGTTTGTAGAAGTCCGGAGTGATTCTCAGGTTATTGTCGGCCACATTCGTGATGAATTTGAAGCTAAGGGCAGTAAAATGAAGCTCTACTTATCTAAAGTCCAAGACATGCAAAAGgctttcaaaaaattatatattattaaaatccTGCGGGAAGAGAATGAGAAAGCAGACCATTTAGCCCGGTTAAGTTTGGCAACCAAGGATGAAATGGGAGAAACGGAGCAACCCGTACAAATCTTGCAACAACCCTCTATCACCGAGGAAGTCATGGTTTTAACTATTGAAATCGTACCTGCCTGGGCTGAAGAGATTGTTGGGTATTTAGAAAGAGGAGTTCTCCCAGGAGATAAGAGAAAGGTGATGCAATTAAAACGAAAGGCTGGTCGGTTCACCTTGGTCAATGGCCTTCTTTTCAAACGAGGCTTGATGTTACCTCTTCTTAAGTGTGTTTCTAAAGAAGAAGGTAATTATATCCTTCGAGAGGTCCATGAAGGAATCTGTGGCAGTCATTCAGGAGCTCGAATGTTAGCACACAAAGCTGTTAGAGCAGGATTCTTCTGGCCGAGTATGAATTAGGATTCCATGCAAATCGTCAAAACTTGTGACAACTGTCGACGTTTTGCTAACATCATCAAGCAACCTCTTGAGGAGCTTAGTTTAGTCTCCTCGCCATGGCCATTTTCACAATGGGGAGTGGATATAGTAGGGCCATTACCTCCAAGAAAAGGGGGTGTTCGGTTATCTGTAGTTGCCGTCGATTATTTCACGAAATGGGTAGAAGTGGAGGCTTTGGTAAATATTACAGCGAAAAATATTGAGAAGTTTCTTCGGAAGAATGTTATTTGTCGATATGGAATTCCTCATTCCTTCGTTACAGACAATGGTAAACAATTCGATTGTGATTCCTTTCGAGACTGGTGTGCTGGGCTTCATGTTCGGCAATATTTCTCATCTCCGGGGCATCCCCAAGCAAATGGACAAGTAGaagcaacaaacaaaacaatattcaaAATCCTGAAGAAGAAGCTTGGTCAGCGTAAAGGGAACTGGGCGGAGGATCTTCCTAAGGTTTTATGGGCATATCGCACCACTAGAAGAACTCCAACCGAGGAAACTCCTTATGCTTTAGCCTATGAAACTGAAGCTGTCATTCCAGCTGAAATTAAAGCGAGAAGTTTTCGTGTAGACACCTTCAACCTTGAACTCAATGGCGAGGGTCTGAAACTACATCTCGATTTGTTACAAGAAAAACAGAATCAGGCTCAGGTTACTATGGCAGCGTACCAACAAAGGGTAGCTCGGTATTTCAATCAACGGGTCAAACATCGCAGTTTTCAAGTTGGAAACTTGGTCTTGAAAAAAGTCACTCTTGCAACCAAAGACACAGCTGATGGGAAGCTAACACCAAACTGGGAAGGACCATACAAAGTGATCAAATGTGGCAAAGCAGGAGCATATCATCTCACAAACTCCGAAGGAAAACAACTCCAACGACCATGGAATGCTGAACATCTAAAGAAGTATTTTGTATAGAATTATAATTCTCAGAGACTCACTTTTGTTGTATTCCTGTTATGACGAATAAATGTTTATGAATGAAGGATCCTTTGAGGTTATAATCATGCAGAAATCTTAAAAATGCGGCAGACCATACTTTTATCTGACGCTCGGAGAAAATAGCTAAACTAAGCATTTTTTTGAGAGTCACTTTTGGAAAAGTGTCTATTTATAGCACTTTCCAACCCTTCGATGAAATATAGCCAGAGAGTTTCACGAGCATCGCTCGGTGAAATTTCACTAAGGTGCTTTCCCGAGGAAGAATTCGGAAATCTAGCTGAACAAAAGGCTTTCCGAACTTAAACCTTTACCCAAAGGTTACCCTTTGGCGAAACATAGCCAGAGAATTTCTCAAACTTTGTTCGGTGAAATTTCACTAAGGCGCTTTCCCAAAGAAGAATTCGGAAATATAGTCAAAACAAGGCATTTTCCGAACTTAACCTTTACTCCAAAGGTTCCACCTTGGAGAAATACAACCAGAGAATTTCCCAAACTTTGTTCGGTGAAAAATcactaaggcgctttcccgaggaAGAAGTTCACAAGCATAATCGAAACAAAGAATTAGCTTAAAGCTCAAACCCTTTACCTCAGAGGTTAATATTTCGTGCGACATACTCAAACCAAGCGCTCTTACGAAGTACAAATGTTCAAACTATTACGTTCGAACAGAATATTCTTGCAAACCATGCATTCTCGGTAAAGCATACGATTCGTCCAAATTTTCCAAAAGTCGAGCATTAAATAAACACAATCACAGTTACCCCGCATTTCATAAAGATTCCCAttgttataaattaaatttatagcCTATGGGAATCGGGGGGGTATACATATATGAAGCATAAGTTATAGAAGTGATCTCTGTCAAAACTATTTCTATTTCATTGTCAAAATGAAGCAATTAGGTACAAAAAGGAGATATTTCATCTCAGTAGTTACATTTGGGAAAATTAAACAGCTCCATCTGGTGCATGGTCCCATTCCTCATCAGATACAGTTATTGACTTCTCCGAGTCATCAGATGAAGATTCTTCAGCTTCAGGATGTTCGGCTGCAATAGAAGATTCCCCAGTTCGATACCGAGTAAACGGGTTGAAGCCAAAAA
Coding sequences within it:
- the LOC132169620 gene encoding uncharacterized protein LOC132169620 translates to MEEIFLLEKPSKVQKQEPSILTFSEEDAKEISMPHDDALVITLTVANHAVHRVLVDNGSLADILYWTIVQQLSISREKLKPFLSPLIGFVGERVQPIGMISLPVIAGTAPKQSTIMVDFLVIDRPSAYNMIVGRPALNQLKSATSSYHLKMKFQTVEGVGEVKGDQVVARKCYNTSLKKCPESALLTISNLSDDRKTQLKKEPAEPLFDVPIAEGKFVKIGSQLTSEVKKVLIRFLQENLGVFAWSPKDMPRIDPKDIVHHLNINPEVKPVKQKRIKFAPERNMAIAEEVDKLLKAQFIEEVHYPDWLANVVMVRKSSGKWRMCVDFTDLNKASPNDSFPLPHISSLVDSTVGYELLSFMDAFSCYNQIFMHSSDQDKTAFITD